The following proteins come from a genomic window of Acinonyx jubatus isolate Ajub_Pintada_27869175 chromosome C1, VMU_Ajub_asm_v1.0, whole genome shotgun sequence:
- the LYSMD1 gene encoding lysM and putative peptidoglycan-binding domain-containing protein 1 translates to MASPSRQASLGGSGLLQGSRARSYGSLVQSACSPVRERRLEHQLAPGDTLAGLALKYGVTMEQIKRANRLYTNDSIFLKKTLYIPILTEPRDLFNGLDSEEEKEGEEEVQSSKDEVQPHSADRKKRETGSGRANGEVLPTPGWEPHTPIHDLSASDFLKKLDSQISLSKKAAAQKLKKGESGVPGEESGLHLSSPRMQQRAVLGPVPLTRTSRTRTLRDQEDEIFKL, encoded by the exons ATGGCTTCTCCCTCTAGACAGGCCTCCCTTGGGGGGTCGGGACTGCTTCAAGGGAGCCGGGCTCGTTCTTACGGAAGCCTGGTGCAGTCGGCTTGCTCCCCGGTGAGGGAAAGACGCCTGGAGCATCAGCTGGCCCCCGGAGACACCCTGGCTGGACTAGCACTCAAATACGGGGTGACG atggaacaGATTAAGCGTGCAAACCGCCTTTATACTAATGACTCCATCTTCCTGAAGAAAACCCTCTACATCCCCATCCTGACAGAGCCCAGAGACCTGTTCAATGGTTTGGAttctgaggaagagaaagagggagaggaagaagtacagTCAAGTAAGGATGAAGTTCAGCCACACTCAGCTGACAGGAAGAAACGAGAAACAGGTTCAGGACGTGCTAACGGTGAAGTCCTTCCCACACCTGGCTGGGAACCCCACACTCCCATCCATGACCTCTCTGCCTCTGATTTCCTTAAGAAGCTTGATTCACAGATCAGCCTGTCAAAGAAGGCTGCTGCCCAGAAGCTGAAAaagggggaaagtgg GGTACCTGGGGAGGAGTCAGGCCTTCACCTGAGTTCCCCTCGGATGCAGCAGCGAGCAGTCCTAGGTCCGGTCCCGTTGACCCGGACCTCTCGGACCCGGACACTTCGGGACCAGGAGGATGAAATCTTCAAACTCTGA
- the TNFAIP8L2 gene encoding tumor necrosis factor alpha-induced protein 8-like protein 2: MESFSSKSLALQAEKKLLSKMAGRSVAHLFIDETSSAVLDELYRVSKEYTHSRPQAQRVIKDLIKVAVKVAVLHRSGCFGPGELALAARFRQKLRQGAMTALSFGEVDFTFEAAVLAGLLTECRDVLLELVEHHLTPKSHGRIRHVFDHFSDAGLLTALYGPDFTQHLGKICDGLRKMLDEGKL; encoded by the coding sequence ATGGAGTCCTTCAGCTCAAAGAGTCTGGCACTACAGGCGGAGAAGAAGCTACTGAGTAAGATGGCAGGTCGGTCCGTGGCTCATCTGTTCATCGACGAGACCAGCAGCGCGGTGCTAGATGAGCTCTACCGTGTTTCCAAAGAGTACACGCACAGCCGGCCCCAGGCCCAGCGGGTGATCAAGGACCTGATCAAGGTGGCGGTCAAGGTGGCCGTGCTGCACCGCAGCGGTTGCTTTGGCCCCGGTGAGCTGGCCCTGGCCGCCCGCTTCCGCCAAAAGCTGCGGCAGGGCGCCATGACAGCACTCAGCTTTGGCGAGGTGGACTTCACCTTTGAGGCTGCGGTGCTGGCTGGCCTGCTGACCGAGTGCCGGGATGTGCTGCTGGAGCTGGTGGAGCACCACCTCACACCCAAGTCACACGGCCGCATCCGCCACGTGTTCGATCACTTTTCTGACGCGGGCCTGCTCACCGCCCTCTACGGGCCCGACTTCACTCAGCACCTGGGCAAGATCTGTGATGGGCTCAGGAAGATGCTGGATGAGGGGAAACTCTGA
- the TMOD4 gene encoding tropomodulin-4 produces the protein MSSYQKELEKYRDIDEDEILKTLSPEELEQLDYELQEMDPENMLLPAGLRQRDQTKKSPTGPLDRDALLQYLEQQALEVKERDDLVPFTGEKKGKPYIQPKREIPAQEQITLEPELEEALAHATDAEMCDIAAILGMYTLMSNKQYYDAICSGEICNTEGISSVVQPDKYKPVPDEPPNPTNIEEILKSVRNNDKELEEVNLNNIQDIPIPMLTELCEAMKTNTYVRSLSLVATRSGDPIANAVADMLRENRSLQSLNIESNFISSTGLMAVLKAVRENATLTELRVDNQRQWPGDAVEMEMATVLEQCPSIVRFGYHFTQQGPRARAAQAMTRNNELRRQQKKR, from the exons ATGTCATCGTATCAGAAGGAACTGGAGAAATACAGAGACATAGATGAAGATGAGATCCTAAAGACCTTGAGCCCCGAGGAGCTGGAGCAGCTGGACTACGAGCTACAGGAGATGGACCCCGAG AACATGCTCCTGCCCGCTGGACTAAGACAACGTGACCAGACAAAGAAGAGCCCAACGGGGCCACTGGACCGGGATGCCCTTTTGCAGTATCTGGAACAGCAGGCACTAGAGGTCAAAGAACGTGATGACTTGGTGCCCTTCACAGGCGAGAAGAAGG GGAAACCCTACATTCAGCCCAAGAGGGAAATTCCTGCACAGGAGCAGATCACTCTGGAGCCTGAACTGGAAGAGGCATTGGCCCATGCCACAGACGCCGAAATGTGTGATATTGCAG CAATTCTGGGCATGTACACACTGATGAGCAACAAGCAATACTATGATGCCATCTGCAGTGGAGAAATCTGCAACACCGAAGGCATTAGCA GTGTGGTGCAGCCTGACAAGTACAAGCCGGTGCCGGATGAGCCCCCAAATCCCACAAACATCGAGGAGATACTAAAGAGCGTTCGAAACAATGAcaaggagctggaggaggtgaACCTCAATAACATACAG GACATCCCGATACCCATGCTAACTGAGTTGTGTGAGGCCATGAAGACAAATACCTATGTCCGGAGCCTCAGTCTGGTGGCCACAAGGAGTGGTGACCCCATCGCCAAT GCGGTGGCTGACATGTTGCGTGAGAATCGTAGCCTCCAGAGCCTGAACATTGAATCCAACTTCATTAGCAGCACAGGGCTCATGGCTGTGCTGAAGGCAGTTCGGGAAAATGCCACACTCACTGAGCTCCGTGTAGACAACCAG CGCCAGTGGCCTGGCGATGCAGTGGAGATGGAGATGGCCACCGTGCTCGAGCAGTGTCCCTCCATTGTCCGCTTTGGCTACCACTTCACACAGCAGGGGCCACGTGCTCGGGCAGCCCAGGCCATGACCCGGAACAATGAACTAC GTCGccagcaaaaaaagagataa
- the SCNM1 gene encoding sodium channel modifier 1, translating to MLGSASREVRRPTGKEPQGKETPQSCYGGLKGEAKQPRRIARFWASVVMSFKREGDDWSQLNVLKKRRVGDLLASYIPEDEALMLRDGRFACAICPHRPVLDTLAMLTAHRAGKKHLSSLQLFYGKKQPGKGTEQNPRQQNELRRSETKAEAPLLTQTRLTTQSALHRAPHYNSCCRRKYRPETPRPSVSHFPLPPPEVEPKSGKISREPVPGAGPQAKESATVSSSAPMSPTRRRALDHYLTLRSSGWIPDGQGRWVKDENVEFDSDEEEPPDLPLD from the exons ATGCTGGGAAGCGCTTCCAGGGAAGTAAGGAGGCCAACCGGAAAAGAACCCCAAGGAAAGGAGACGCCCCAATCTTGCTACGGTGGCCTGAAAGGAGAGGCGAAGCAACCCAGGAGAATTGCTCGTTTCTGGGCCTCCGTCGTGATGTCTTTCAAGAGGGAAGGTGATGATTGGAGTCAACTCAATGTGCTGAAA AAACGAAGAGTCGGAGATCTGCTGGCCAGTTACATCCCAGAGGATGAGGCGCTGATGCTTCGGGATGGACG CTTTGCTTGTGCCATCTGTCCCCACCGACCTGTCCTGGACACCCTGGCCATGCTGACTGCCCACCGTGCAGGCAAGAAACATCTGTCCA GCCTGCAGCTTTTCTATGGCAAGAAGCAGCCAGGGAAGGGAACAGAGCAGAATCCAAGACAGCAGAATGAATTGAGGAGGTCAGAGACCAAAGCTGAG GCTCCTCTGTTAACTCAGACCCGACTTACCACCCAAAGTGCTCTGCACAGAGCTCCTCACTATAACAGCTGCTGCCGCCGGAAGTACAG ACCAGAAACCCCTCGTCCCTCTGTCTCCCATTTCCCTTTGCCACCTCCAGAGGTTGAACCCAAGAGTGGGAAGATCAGTAGGGAACCCGTGCCTGGGGCTGGCCCACAGGCCAAGGAGTCAGCAACTGTCTCATCCTCTGCACCCATGAGCCCCACGAGAAGACGTGCCCTGGATCATTACCTCACCCTTCGAAG CTCTGGATGGATCCCAGATGGACAAGGTCGATGGGTAAAAGATGAGAATGTTGAATTTGACTCTGATGAAGAGGAACCCCCTGATCTCCCTTTGGACTGA